TTATCCACCTGCAGACCTCTTCTAGGTATCGCTGGCTTTGTAGAATGTCTTGTCAGCATATTGCAAAGTATTACAGGTATTTTTATAAGgagaataaaatcaaaattgctCAATTTAGTATGACtcgagcaacttcgcttgcgtcacataagagagaatgcagtaaaacagctttataatattagcatagattatGGCCTAAATGTTATGACTTTTATTTCAGATGTTTCATTTTGGCCAGATGGGTCAGCACATGCGTTGGCTCAACTGAGTGGAGAGTCGGTAAATCGTTCTCGTCTACGTCATAGCGGTGGTTTGCCGCTGTTAGTAGCGGCCGCTAGAGTGAACCCGCGCGCCATGCACGCTCTACTGCAGTATGTCTTTGATGACACATGTAAGTTAAACATTACACTATTCATGTATCTATATactgctcgcgacttcgtctacGTGAAAAGATCCCCCTGCGTGAATATTTCTATCTCATGCGTTTATCCAAATTATAAGCTATcaatgtaccaaattttattaaaatccgtctAGTAGATTTTCCTAAAATAGTAGTAGGGTATTCTGGTCAAGTATACTTCCTATAAAATGTCCTGCTCTAAGCGTCTCTGAcgacaataataatatctaaggatcatatttatttacagcatTCCAGATTCTGGTCAATGAAGGCCTTGTCAATTTATTAACTGATGAACTAactaactatttaaaaacaatgaatttTGAACATAACAATACAGATTCAGATCACAATGATATTTTAACTGAAACTGCAGACAAAGTGAAAGAATCACAAAAAGATGTTAAGGTAGATAAAGAAGTTCAACAAACAACAGAACAGTCAACTGCCAGTAATGCAGAAGGGAAAAGCAGTCTATTCGCTCGACGCAAAGGTCCATTGTCTTGTAAAAACGAAGATGAACTAAAAGTGGTTATAGAAAGAGACAACATGATTGTCGGTTTCATTGATGCTATAGACAGTGACGCGACTGACGACAGTCAAAGCGAAGACGAGACGCCGCCCTTACGACGTAAGTGCCTCAAAAGAGCTCGATCTAAAAGCCCAAAAGCTATGAAAAAAGTAAGTAACAAGCTATATTTAATTCTTAGctgatatttcaaaaattaactGCTACTTATTGTTTTTTAGAAATCTCAGCTCATAAAAATGGCCAGTAAGGATTGGTCGGCGGGTGTATACTGGGAGCCAAAGAGTCCTGAATGGCCCTCATTGCCACAGGCATCAGGGTCTCACGTATCTATGAGTCCAGAAAGAGGAGATACATTGGGTCCATTGTCACCATATTCACTGTATTCAGATGGTTATCAGTCTGGTTTCAGTCCAGAATACAGGGCCTTTCCGTCGAATAAACGTACAAAATGGGACTGGAGCCCTGAGTCTGGTGTTAGTTCAGGAGAAGCTAGTTCAATGTCTCCTTACTGGACGGATCATAACCAGTGGAGCCCTAGCAGTTCTGGAGGACCTTCATCACCATTTAGTATCAAGGAAGGTAggatatattgttatttaagtcTTTACCCCTTTATGAGCCAGAGTTATTGTACGACTATCATTAGTATGAACATTTGGCCTAAAGGaaataatgatttgtttttttagttttatataaaaccagCGGCCATCTAAAACTTCGCCCGCGTGGACTTCGGTTTTCTCGTATTTATGTTataccattaaatattttcagataGCTCAGATTCGGAGATATCGGGTCGTTACTCACCCGTGTGTAGTGACAATGAGGGCGAAGTGGTCGACTTGGCTGGTGTTAACAGCACTGTGGTTGATCTGGACGCCGCTCAAGTCGCACATGATCTTGACGAACTCATTATGGAGGACGACGAGAGTGTAGAAGTGGAGGCCCCACTCGAAGGTAGATGTACGAAGATATCGTAATTTTTTTAGACAGCTTTAGTAGTATAGTGGCTTTGATATCGATCCCATAGAACGAGTCCCCCAAACCATAAACTAAAGCTTaaacttcaaattaatttacacCATATTCTGcttagaatttaataatatttttatttttagatgacTCTACTGATATTGATAAGCATAACAAGTCATCGCGAGTCCATATAGCATGCGTACTAGTGTTATTGTTCCGAGTGTCACACGGAGCATGCAATTCGTTCGGAGCCCTCCGTGAAGAGCCGGTGCCGAATCAAACATTGGAGCTGTTGACTGGCCGCGAGTGTTTGAATGCTTTATTAGATTATGTTGAAAGATGTAAGCGGCCTCTTGGACGTGCTGCACGAATTCTTGCCAAAGTATTAAGGTACTTTTTCAGCTTTTTTGTATTCACCATTCTCCACCACCAGGCTccagataataataatcaaatttatttccaGTAACGCACTCTGCCTCATGAGCATATTAAAACACAGACTGGTTCTGAGGTTACATTACATGTCCCTCAGTTCTAAACATCCATCTGCTAAATGCCAGCAATGTAAACAGGTGAGAACACAGAACAGACAAGTACAACTACTACTATTTTCTGGATCATGAGAAATATGCAATACATTgactaataataacttttaaactctcgcgttgcatgtttaatgtataatagaatacgggaattaacgcgaacacgcattttaccttaaaatgcctaacgtttcggcgcaggttgcactcgccgtggtcccaggcagactggagcagcgatgacaggacttcgtgtatatgaggcggacgaatgtccatccaccctcatattttgatttttccaaccgccaacacacactacactaaccgtgtccctattctgtgagctaaccgattgcgaaacatagcgaggttttgtaacagtaatcactggattccacgtcgcggataatttgaagccgtcttcccgattgaaatttggatgtttcttgatttcgatcgcttcacgaacaatcctcgagtagaaatgtcgttcagtggagaggacttgagggcgatggaattcaatccagtgattagttcctgcttcgagtagatgttccgcaatggctgacttgctgatttgacggttcttaacagcggcgatatgttccttgaccctttcagctatcgaccgcttagtctggcctatgtaggaactaccgcagctgcagttgatcttgtagacacctggtgtttgaaacggtagtacatccttcggtgtgcccaccatgctgctgacttttgcccccggcgtgaacactgtgctgatgctgtattgtttcaatacattcccgatcttatcagtcactcctctaacgtagggcaagtaggcgggctgtctgttgacctccggatgtttactccgtttcgtgatcctgttccttcgtcgacttacgtggtatccgttcattcgtagtacctcctgaacatgttccagctccttcccaacatgttcagggtcacagaggtcatgagctctgttcttcagtgacgtcataacggactgcaagtgacggggatggtgatgtgatgtagcgtgcaggtatctatctgtgtgtgtcggtttccggtaaacacagtgtgataaggatccatcgggtttcgcggcaaccctcacatctaggaatgacaacgacctgtccgtctccatttcgtaggtgaacctcatcttagggtgaatggagtttaggtgttctagatattgatctacttcctgttgacctccttggataaaggcccatttagacggggagagtttctcgtacggttccgagcgagaaactatacgctactatcacaagcaataatcgccataacacaatcgtatcaaaatgtttacatacaggcaAGAACTAAAATCTCGCCTACGATTATGTCATACGAGATTCGCATATGACTTATCGCTAGGCGATAATTGCCTATGTTTGTTTACACGACGCAGGTATTGTTGCTTACGAGAATCTCAACTTGTATAAACACGATCTCGTGTGacatattttcaagttgatacGAGTATCGTACAAATCAGTTTGAATCGTTTTTAGTGCGAGATTTGTCATTCGAGTTTAGTGACCCGATGCATTTTCGAGAACTGATAGCGACACACAGTGGTGGAATTCAAGCATGCAAGATGACTTTCCAAATGATTCAACGAatgcacaatatttttttttttccaaatatctctatattaagttgatttattataagctaattgccatttatttgttttgtaatctaccttattaaagcaagactgattttgaataaatacttagataatCTTTTGATAGTTACCTAAGTGATTTTGAAATGAATCGTGTTTCATTCATACCTTAATGAAATCCTCCAATGCTATGTAAATAGCTTGCAGAACTTCTACCAAAAAGTAACTTATGGTACACctatatactataaatatttctgataatgtttgaaatgaatcttctgtagccaaatattttcgtaacccgaaatttatttttgaatgtctcTTCATCTTTCAATTGTAATTCAAGGCACAACATGTTAGATGCTCCCAAATCATTTCTTCTAGCTATCCATTTTCTAACCTAACgccttttcttttttttccgTTTACCTTATTCTTGCCTTAGAAgagcaaatataattaaaacaccaTCGCGCACTGCACTCATAGTAGCAACTGGCATAAAATCTCGAAATacgattattgctttgaaattatgtttacacggacataacaatattacattgcAAGGCAATTCTCGCCCAAAGCAACGTGCGAGGAGAGCGaatgtttagacgaaaaaaatgttttatattctttcgataatcgtatcttcgagacgagaaactctccccgtctaaatgggccttaatgcagaagatgtcgtccacatatcttttccaaagccgtatggtttttggtccgagtgccaatgctttctcctcaaagtgatccatccagagattagccagtgcaggggcaacggggctgcccattgcgacgccatcaatctgaaggtaatgttggccttggaaaaggaagtagttgccgtccaaacagtttttaagaagatcaatatagttaaacggcatctcgttgtcctctagcttggtctttaccacgtccaaacactccttaattggaacattggtgaagagcgactcgacgtcaaaactcaccatgacatcgcccggttccaatctaaggtccttaataatctggacgaagtgccgcgaatctttcacaaaagacggtgtatttcccacaagtggctgcaatactgacgcaacgtactttgcaaggtcgtaagtaggagaggcgatttgactcacgataggccgcagtggtacgttggacttgtgtattttgggcaggccatataatttcggtggttggtgcgacttcggtttatacagtctttcgtactcgtcttccgtgaaaaggtccttgttgtcctgtatcagcgtccgtattcgtcgtgttactctagccgtagggttatatgataccggtttatataccttgttatcacataacaaatcccgaactttctgttggtaatcagttgtattcatcactacagtggcgtttcccttgtcggccttaagcactaatatatcccggttatcccgaataagtttcagtgcttgacgctcttctgcagtggtattactcgctggaaccttcgattttcgtaatataaccgcaacgtcctgtcgcagggtatcggcgtcgccgggcggtattttattacgagcaatcgtttcctcgacgctactgattacactttcgaacggaattcgcttaggcgttagtgcgaagttcatgcctttggccaagatgttaatcgtaggttggtctaaactcacatttgaaaggtttacgacggttttagtcagtggatcgggtacagccggtgacgtatttttctcgacataccttcggttgtactccttcgagaacttacgctcatgggtttcactacacaactcgaaggtccgagaagcctgaagatacgttacccgatcacacaagtcgtaatcttcgcgtgataaactaacactacacttcacatgtaacacgtataactcgctatgaatacggttaagctcactgtgtttgttccgtattaattgtctcagaagccgttcactcgcgttatttagaatattacgggaaacggttagctcacagaatagggacacggttagtgtagtgtgtgttggcggttggaaaaatcaaaatatgagggtggatggacattcgtccgcctcatatacacgaagtcctgtcatcgctgctccagtctgcctgggaccacggcgagtgcaacctgcgccgaaacgttaggcattttaaggtaaaatgcgtgttcgcgttaattcccgtattctattatacattgactaataaaccaaatattttttcagcttGTGAGGTTAAGTTCAAAGCTTTTGAGTCAACTAACGATTTTAGCAGAATCGAGTTATGGTATTGGAGAAATAAGTTATCAGCTCCTGAAAGGCGAAACTTCTGTTAAGCAAACTCTTTCACTGACGTTGCCATACATTGTGaggtaaaaaatgtttttatttgttacttactATATTATGCAATTTGTATGTTCCTTTAGTAAACTTCTTTACTTTTGCAGGACGGAAAAGCCactgaaaaagtattttattgattgTGGGGCACTTAATTTACTGTTCGACTCTATTGCCAATTCAAAAGAAGATATGCGAGATTGCGTAACTGCTTTAGCTAAATTAGCTAATAATGTACACATAAAAGATCCTAAAACATTAGAGAATAGATTCAAAGTAAAGAGTTGTTTCGACTATGATACCATACTAAAAAACCTAGCCATTGATGACGTTGTTATTTTTGAATTGGATGACTTATCGCTAGTAAAAGCAAATAGAGTATTTCTGTGTCAAAACTCAGATGTTTTTAGTGCCATGTTAATGGGTTGTTTCAAAGAATCTGTTGAAAAATGCGTGAGATTAAAAAATGTCACCAAACCTGCCTTAGAATATCTATTTTTCCTTTTACATGGAGGATATAATAATCCAAAACATGATGATAACTATTTTCCCATGTGTGATGATCTTCAAACAAATTTAGAAGTATTATTGTTAGCTGATAGATTCTTATTTGAAAAACTAAAGGGTCTATTAAGCAGTGCCATTTTACAATTCCAACTAACGCCAGATACTGCAGATAAGATATATGTGTGGTCACTCAGCGAGGGTATGGGATTCTTGTGTGTAGAATCAGTTGCATATTTATTAACAGGCAAAATGTGTGAAACCGATCGGACAAAATCCTTTAAAACTATACTCAGTTTAGAATATAAGGAACAATGGTTGGAGGACATAAAGTCCATGATATTAAGGCAacttgtaaagtaaatatacatataggtaTGTACCTAAAAAAACATGTGATCTCTTTTGCTTCCATgtcattttaaacttaaaaaatttcattgtaatattattttctatttatgcACCTTGGTTATATTGTAGGTTTCGATTGCGCCGAAGTATGTCATAGACTCATAGTATGCCATTAAAGATACATACTTGCCAAATACCCATCTAAAGATAAGTAGTACCCACCTGTATACCCTGATTGTGTTCGATAATATTGGTGGCAGCTACTTGCAACATCAATCAtttgtaatgaaaaaatatataaaacttgtTGGGGATTAAGAGTGGCCAATAGTTTCTTGaaagctcttctcattggccctacctcaTGAGCTGATGGTAAATTCACTTCCTGTATCTTCGCCTTTCATAGGTGTCAgtatttgacataatatatgaataaatgatttaattttgatatggTCATCAATGTGGTGTTCCACATCAAAAAGAAacaggaacaaatatttttggaatatgTCTACTGTTGGCTATGATCTTGATTTATACTATTATCCTAATGGTTTTACATTGTTTAATATCCAGTCTAACTTTGTCTTTAACTTATAATGTTGATAAAGATCACTAACCATGAATTAAGCTTGTTAACCTATTTGCGTTTCTTTAGATTAAATCAACTAGTCGTACTTGTATCAATTATAATACTGCCAGCCAGGATCgccatttactttttttatggcAGATTGTCCACActttttttaatgcatttataaaaaaaaacttgtattataatataaataaaaaattatattattatgcaccaTGAACTTTGTACATTTGgacttattattgtaaatattaatgtaagaatttattttaacttaaagaactttataatatatctaaattGGTTCTTTTGCTTATCACAAATGTATTGCTGCTATGATTTAAGGATGTAATGATGATATTTAGATGTAATTAAACCTTTATTTCATccaatttgtattatattaaaatatactatattcACTTAAGTCTTGTGTATCATTACATACATGCCATATTAATAAcacatacattacataataaCAAGAATTGGAGGTTTAGATTTCATTAATTATACTTTCATTCAGTAATTACtagcaaatatttattataaatcttaaaTGATGGGCTTCTTCAGTGAGAATGATAGTTTTATATCTTCACTTGGTACAAGAACTTGAGATGTATTAGCATTCACCTCATTTTTATTCATGCACTTGAAGTCGAAATTCGTCATAAtctgaaaaattataatttacattatgaAACCCACACAGcatgaaataaaattagtaatagAATTTATCTTATACATTACCTGACTTATAAGTTCAGTCATCTGCAACATTGCCAACTTTTTGCCTATGCAGGATCTAGCTCCAAGAGCAAAAGGCAATGATGCAAAAGACACATGATTCGTAAGATCCTTCTTTCGTGGATCATTTCTGTCCCATCTAAATGGTAGAAATTCATTTGCTCTGCTAAAGTTCCTTTCATCTCTACCCGATGTATAAATGGATGCTATAATTGGAGTCtgcaataaattcaattttttatagagaactgaatacatttaaaaagGATAAGATAAAAAGATATAGCTTTTATACCTATTCAAATTcaacaaagttataaataaaccgAAATAAAACACAACACTTAAGAtgtttttggtaaatatttttttaatccatctTTTAATTCTTCTTTTATGTGTTTGTAGGGTTCTTCTAATTCACTTGGAGCTAAAGGTATCCTTAACTTTCTTCTTAATGATGGGGAAAGCAGCACCAAGTTCTGCACCAAGCCTATACCACTAGAAGTCATCCAGTACAAGCACATACATGAAGGCACACTGGCAGCCACAGGTATCATCACTATTGTAAATACTCTAAACACATTTGTGaaagtattatataattttgaaggTTGTCTTAGTTTGGATAACCTTTGAATTTCTATAATAGATAAATTTGTTAATCCAAATGCAACAGGCAGGATCCATGAGTGGTCTGGTTCTGTCAAGTTAGGAATCCAGCCTAAACCTCCTGCTGACAACTCCATAAAAGTAACCATGGCTGCAGGATCACCATTAGACATATACACAAGGTTTCTCAGGGCGAATGACATGCACACCCACACTGGCAGCTGGAACCATATAAGTAAACTAGCTTTGAAAGGATGGCAGTTGTCTCTTTCTATTAAATTTCGCCATTGTTTTTTCAGTGACCTCTTATACAAAACTATGGCTTGTTTATCTGTTAAGTTGTATGCTTTTTTGGCCATTGCTGTTTCTCTTTTTAACTCATTAACTAGATCCTTAAGTTCTAAACTTATATTTTCAACTTTAGCTAAGatgtaattttgataaacaCTCAGTGGTAAGGTCATACCAGTTCTTATAAGTATTGTTGAAGTGACAATAGTAGCCCACCAAGGCAATCCAGTCATGTCGTGAAAATAAAGCAATCCATCCTGAATGAAATTTACAGGTGTGCTGTTTGATATACTTGCATATGTTTGTTCTTGCCATTTCACGAATCCTTCTAGCGATAAATTCCTTTTGTTGATGTGCATAGGAATATGATTTTGATGGCGAATATGATGTTTGTAAGTCCTGAATTCATTTTCACTACGATTATTATATTTCTCACAAATAGCGCTGTACGACCGTAACGATTGAATTGCTGGCTTTATCCTTAATTTACCTATACGCGTGTAATACAACATATTTATCATtttgtgtaagtatttatttacttcttaacCTGTTTCATACATAACCTATTTCTTATTTTGGTTTGACAATTGACAGTATTCATGACGTCCCTGACAATATGACAATCGACATTCGGTATTATCgacaataatattgtttttggttaaaatatttttataataatgttgcCCTATTATAAATGTATGCTATTTATAGTAGTTTTAAAGTATGGTAGATTGGCGGGCCACCTTGGAAAgctaatttattgatattttaatatatctaattataaaaaaaatcatcatatAAATGATGGCTAAGTAAAGGTCTAAAAACAGTCGCAACACGGAACAGATTTCTGATggtatagtataatataatgtattgttcTTACCCCTGCGTTGAGTTTGTATGGCCCCAACACGCTGTCTTTGGGCAAAATTCTTGTTAAGAAAGGAGCAACAGGATACAATCTCATAGATTCTTTTATTAGGTAATGCACGGAGACGTAATTTTCTGGCTTATACTCGTCTACTGTACTTTTATGTTTGGATAAAAGATATAAGCTCCATAATGACGTATAAGAagtctgaaaatatattttcattaggATTTAACTAGCAAGATAATCTTTTATCCCAAGTGTAAAATACTTACAGTATCACCGGCTGCAATAATAAAATctccaacaattttttttatgtcactGTCGTTAATATTTTCGTCAGATAGCATTTTTACCAATCCACTACTATGTTgcttgttttgtaatatttgtccGACTATTTTATGAGCTAGAAATAAGTAGTTAAAGATCATTATATTACTTTAACTTAttcagtaaaaattaaaaaaaaaacattttgatatcTACCTAAAGCCAATGAAGTATCAACACAATCTTTGAATTCCCGCCACACCTTTACGTTGAGTTTTTGGCACAAAGATATAGGCAAAccatataattttgttgttgtttgaaatattttttttactgattccGCAAACATACTTAATAGAACTTCAGAATGTTTGTTAGTTTTCAACGTCGACTCATTTCCTATCATTACTGCGAtaataactgcaaaaaaatgtagttgttaattatgtatttaaagttatacagggtgtggcgtaaataatggataatcctttaccagcggatgggcgacaacccaactgatctaaatatcaaaatttacctctggcacaagtatcatagtttttgagattttggccattttgtgtgtttttttaagaaagcgatttaagctcgttctttttaatgctgtgatcacaatttgaggctttttttaaatcgtttttttgcaaataaatcctgaatagatgtgctattgaatctacaatcttgctttgttattactacttgttttttatttaaattatgcattcaaagttgaattttataatctttcacaacatttgtgcaactttgagcacttgtggtgaaaaaaaaatgtatggtcgctttactgcccacgccataaataatttctaaattttataagaattctaaattggtataacatgcagcattaataccgattattgtcaaaatattacaaagaacttaaattattaacacttttgccggtcgactaattttattttttcccaCTAAGCgtgttctagattcaatagcacatctattcaggatttaattgcaaaacacggatttaaaaaaagtcttaatttgtgatcacagcaccaaaaagtacgagcgtaaatcgctttcttaaacacacataatggctaaaattttttggaaataaatcctaaattgatgtgctattgaacctaatatctttttttgttattactacttgtcttttatttaaactatgcattcaaagttaaattttataggtactttttcaacacttttgtgcaactttgaacacttgtgtgcagtgttgaaaaaaaaaagaaatacaaaacacaaataatattcaaataataaagataattggccatagttaaacggaaaggatccaacccacactaatAAACTGGCcgaaaatgagttatgtataccaaaacactccttgaagttaaaattttaattcaaacccaccatgaagctatagtcctgagttagtccccaaagttaaagtggagaatcaatgacgaaatacgatctgaacttaaatatctcgaaactacgtctgtgtgggttggatcgtttccgtttaactatggccaattagaaatctaaagagaactactctgttgacaaaaaaaacatttttcatcaaattgttatacattattttgaaatagacttggcagaagcagcacagttccaagcttttttatcatctaaataatctttaatagtgtaataaccctataaacatgaatatttgaaagcaaacttagcttaaacgcgctgataaaataaaattagtcgaccggcaaaagtgttaataatttaagttcgttgtaatattttgacaataatcggtattaatgctgcatgttataccaatttagaattcttataaaatttagaaattatttatggcgtgggcagtaaagccaccatacatttttttttcaccacaagtgctcaaagttgcacaaatgttgtgaaagattataaaattcaactttgaatgcataatttaaataaaaaacaagtagtaataacaaagcaagattgtagattcaatagcgcatctattcaggatttatttgcaaaaaacggatttaaaaaaagccttaaattgtgatcacagcattaaaaagaacgagtttaaatcgctttcttaaaaacacacaaaatggccaaaatctcaaaaactatgatacttgtgccagaggtaaattttgatatttagatcagttgggtggtcgcccatccgctggtaaaggattatccattatttacgccacaccctgtataaatgTAGCCAAATTCAGAGAAAGCGATCCAATAAAACAAGACCTCAAGCTTTATCGCACTGTGCaacatagtaaaataataatatgaatctaactttttaaaactaaattatgcaTAGTGCTTATCAAATATTGACTTCACTGCCGTACTGTTCCGGAGAAAACAGTTAGTGCAATGGTAACGTACCGTCTATGGATAATCTATAAAAATCTGATTCTAAATCGGGAACGAAATTTCTATTTTCTGCTTCTTTCCGCcatttaatcataaaatttgcTATTGTCGTCTTCACTGGATTTTCTAACCATTTCTCGGATCCCTCTTTCAATAGGTATTTGTTCAATACACGTCGGTTTTCTAGCCACTCTTCTCCATTCATAAAAAACAGTCCTCTTTTAGATCCATACAACTTCTCGTATAACAACCAAGGCTCAGGTAATATGTGA
This genomic stretch from Anticarsia gemmatalis isolate Benzon Research Colony breed Stoneville strain chromosome 13, ilAntGemm2 primary, whole genome shotgun sequence harbors:
- the Rnb gene encoding BTB/POZ domain-containing protein Rnb isoform X1 translates to MDKNYVKSTIEGLKSSSSSRVQETLLRIRSKIIANDNGIKLFRESGGLEYLLPHLRKPNERILDITLSILGNCCLEEESSLTVGKLYIFGPLVNIIKTVCRDSIVGRACRVIGNLAQKTSNAEGLHSHGVVTALVTLIENRDKNTSYPTLTMAVRAIRQLWMVTDKREEMLGLNSVRCIAILLTTECETAGIIKSTGPVREADVLKKSQEELIIGILKCLGYFTTHSTAQCAEQIQGDGRGFQCLVALTKKFETLALKCLMNLCYLSTCRPLLGIAGFVECLVSILQSITDVSFWPDGSAHALAQLSGESVNRSRLRHSGGLPLLVAAARVNPRAMHALLQYVFDDTSFQILVNEGLVNLLTDELTNYLKTMNFEHNNTDSDHNDILTETADKVKESQKDVKVDKEVQQTTEQSTASNAEGKSSLFARRKGPLSCKNEDELKVVIERDNMIVGFIDAIDSDATDDSQSEDETPPLRRKCLKRARSKSPKAMKKKSQLIKMASKDWSAGVYWEPKSPEWPSLPQASGSHVSMSPERGDTLGPLSPYSLYSDGYQSGFSPEYRAFPSNKRTKWDWSPESGVSSGEASSMSPYWTDHNQWSPSSSGGPSSPFSIKEDSSDSEISGRYSPVCSDNEGEVVDLAGVNSTVVDLDAAQVAHDLDELIMEDDESVEVEAPLEGRYDSTDIDKHNKSSRVHIACVLVLLFRVSHGACNSFGALREEPVPNQTLELLTGRECLNALLDYVERCKRPLGRAARILAKVLSNALCLMSILKHRLVLRLHYMSLSSKHPSAKCQQCKQLVRLSSKLLSQLTILAESSYGIGEISYQLLKGETSVKQTLSLTLPYIVRTEKPLKKYFIDCGALNLLFDSIANSKEDMRDCVTALAKLANNVHIKDPKTLENRFKVKSCFDYDTILKNLAIDDVVIFELDDLSLVKANRVFLCQNSDVFSAMLMGCFKESVEKCVRLKNVTKPALEYLFFLLHGGYNNPKHDDNYFPMCDDLQTNLEVLLLADRFLFEKLKGLLSSAILQFQLTPDTADKIYVWSLSEGMGFLCVESVAYLLTGKMCETDRTKSFKTILSLEYKEQWLEDIKSMILRQLVK
- the Rnb gene encoding BTB/POZ domain-containing protein Rnb isoform X2, which encodes MDKNYVKSTIEGLKSSSSSRVQETLLRIRSKIIANDNGIKLFRESGGLEYLLPHLRKPNERILDITLSILGNCCLEEESSLTVGKLYIFGPLVNIIKTVCRDSIVGRACRVIGNLAQKTSNAEGLHSHGVVTALVTLIENRDKNTSYPTLTMAVRAIRQLWMVTDKREEMLGLNSVRCIAILLTTECETAGIIKSTGPVREADVLKKSQEELIIGILKCLGYFTTHSTAQCAEQIQGDGRGFQCLVALTKKFETLALKCLMNLCYLSTCRPLLGIAGFVECLVSILQSITDVSFWPDGSAHALAQLSGESVNRSRLRHSGGLPLLVAAARVNPRAMHALLQYVFDDTSFQILVNEGLVNLLTDELTNYLKTMNFEHNNTDSDHNDILTETADKVKESQKDVKVDKEVQQTTEQSTASNAEGKSSLFARRKGPLSCKNEDELKVVIERDNMIVGFIDAIDSDATDDSQSEDETPPLRRKCLKRARSKSPKAMKKKSQLIKMASKDWSAGVYWEPKSPEWPSLPQASGSHVSMSPERGDTLGPLSPYSLYSDGYQSGFSPEYRAFPSNKRTKWDWSPESGVSSGEASSMSPYWTDHNQWSPSSSGGPSSPFSIKEDSSDSEISGRYSPVCSDNEGEVVDLAGVNSTVVDLDAAQVAHDLDELIMEDDESVEVEAPLEDDSTDIDKHNKSSRVHIACVLVLLFRVSHGACNSFGALREEPVPNQTLELLTGRECLNALLDYVERCKRPLGRAARILAKVLSNALCLMSILKHRLVLRLHYMSLSSKHPSAKCQQCKQLVRLSSKLLSQLTILAESSYGIGEISYQLLKGETSVKQTLSLTLPYIVRTEKPLKKYFIDCGALNLLFDSIANSKEDMRDCVTALAKLANNVHIKDPKTLENRFKVKSCFDYDTILKNLAIDDVVIFELDDLSLVKANRVFLCQNSDVFSAMLMGCFKESVEKCVRLKNVTKPALEYLFFLLHGGYNNPKHDDNYFPMCDDLQTNLEVLLLADRFLFEKLKGLLSSAILQFQLTPDTADKIYVWSLSEGMGFLCVESVAYLLTGKMCETDRTKSFKTILSLEYKEQWLEDIKSMILRQLVK